A genomic segment from Pirellulales bacterium encodes:
- a CDS encoding TPM domain-containing protein gives MAGNIRARRWPWIVSASVALLLAAAPVVHAAGPLTIQDPGTYVVDTAHVLQDDARQSLESLLGELDRATTAQVKVLTLPSLEGEDIFSFAQRHYTLWKLGRRDKNNGALIVLSVADRKVRIHTGYGLEGAMPDSWIGSLSREVAEEYFRQDKYSDGLYHLSVAVVNQIADDAGVKIAGAPNVRHVAPRDQSGSAIAVLLAVIMIIIVFSVLHNRLGWNLWGPLIWSGNSGGFGGFGGGFGGSSGGFGGGSFGGGGSSGGGGGGASW, from the coding sequence ATGGCTGGTAACATACGAGCGCGCCGCTGGCCGTGGATCGTGTCGGCGAGCGTTGCGCTGCTGCTCGCCGCTGCGCCGGTGGTTCATGCGGCAGGTCCGCTGACGATCCAGGATCCCGGCACGTATGTGGTCGACACGGCCCATGTGCTCCAAGACGACGCGCGGCAATCGCTCGAAAGCCTGCTTGGCGAACTGGACCGAGCGACGACCGCCCAGGTCAAGGTCCTCACCCTGCCGAGCCTGGAAGGGGAGGACATCTTTTCCTTTGCCCAGCGGCATTACACGCTCTGGAAACTGGGCCGCAGGGACAAGAACAACGGCGCGTTGATCGTCCTTTCGGTGGCCGATCGCAAGGTTCGGATTCACACGGGCTATGGATTGGAAGGAGCGATGCCCGATTCGTGGATCGGTTCGCTCTCGCGCGAGGTTGCCGAGGAGTATTTCCGACAGGACAAATACTCCGACGGCCTCTACCATCTGAGCGTCGCCGTGGTCAACCAGATTGCCGACGACGCCGGAGTCAAGATCGCCGGAGCGCCGAACGTGCGGCACGTCGCACCTCGGGACCAAAGCGGCTCCGCGATCGCGGTGCTGCTGGCCGTCATAATGATAATCATTGTCTTCTCGGTGCTGCATAATCGGCTCGGCTGGAACCTGTGGGGTCCCCTCATCTGGTCTGGCAATTCCGGAGGGTTCGGTGGTTTTGGAGGCGGATTTGGCGGGTCGAGCGGCGGATTTGGAGGGGGCTCTTTTGGCGGCGGCGGTTCGTCGGGGGGCGGCGGCGGAGGTGCCAGTTGGTGA